The following coding sequences lie in one Silene latifolia isolate original U9 population chromosome 5, ASM4854445v1, whole genome shotgun sequence genomic window:
- the LOC141655678 gene encoding wall-associated receptor kinase 3-like, whose amino-acid sequence MNSGMLAKFIFRTGQTKSNSKNSKVVKKFKSKEEYFIENGGILLEKQIALSQGKDMGAGQVKILSEDEIAKATNNYDPDLIVCNFRGVTVYKGIFDDKVVAVRTPQKLEPNPKLVDLLLTDVSIGMVICHNNMVKVYGCCLETCVPMMVCEFYPNNDLYRYLHGNMALRKLLNWKSRLRAATDIAYALSCMHNALSKPVVHRDVMSIGILLDESYHAKLANFGHSVVITPGKKDQRWPVHGTPGYIDPEYIKTEEVTEKCDVYSFGVLMLELLTSRDPVEMAQCGNDLVDEFVSDVSKHGLKAMIDMILIEEVNIDEIQWFTRLALKCVAKKGEERPSMIGVVEELWLIQDQVNHKNESKA is encoded by the coding sequence ATGAATTCAGGTATGTTAGCAAAGTTCATTTTTCGTACGGGTCAAACTAAATCAAATAGTAAGAATAGCAAGGTAGTGAAGAAGTTCAAGTCCAAGGAGGAGTATTTTATCGAAAATGGCGGTATCTTGTTGGAAAAACAGATTGCTTTGAGCCAAGGCAAGGACATGGGAGCAGGACAGGTTAAAATTTTATCCGAGGATGAAATCGCGAAGGCTACAAACAACTATGATCCTGATCTCATTGTTTGTAACTTTCGCGGTGTAACTGTCTACAAGGGCATATTTGATGATAAGGTGGTAGCAGTCAGAACCCCTCAAAAACTCGAACCAAATCCCAAACTTGTCGATTTGTTATTGACTGATGTGTCGATAGGAATGGTGATATGTCATAACAATATGGTTAAGGTCTATGGGTGTTGTCTTGAGACTTGTGTACCAATGATGGTGTGTGAATTCTATCCAAATAACGACCTTTACCGATATTTACATGGGAATATGGCACTTCGAAAGCTATTGAATTGGAAAAGTCGGTTGAGGGCAGCAACTGATATTGCCTATGCATTGTCTTGTATGCATAATGCCTTGTCAAAGCCAGTGGTTCATAGGGATGTTATGTCAATTGGGATATTACTCGATGAGTCATACCATGCGAAGCTAGCTAACTTTGGCCACTCGGTGGTGATTACTCCCGGGAAGAAGGATCAAAGATGGCCGGTTCATGGGACTCCGGGATACATTGACCCAGAATACATTAAAACTGAAGAGGTTACAGAGAAATGTGATGTCTACAGCTTTGGAGTTTTGATGTTGGAATTATTAACTTCGAGGGATCCCGTTGAAATGGCCCAGTGTGGGAATGATCTTGTCGATGAGTTTGTTTCGGATGTGAGCAAACACGGTCTTAAGGCCATGATAGACATGATTCTCATTGAGGAAGTTAATATCGATGAGATTCAATGGTTTACACGACTTGCCTTGAAATGTGTGGCGAAAAAAGGGGAGGAACGACCGAGCATGATCGGCGTTGTTGAAGAGCTATGGTTGATCCAAGATCAGGTGAATCACAAAAATGAAAGTAAAGCCTAA
- the LOC141655674 gene encoding wall-associated receptor kinase-like 2 has protein sequence MGQTQTKKCITEPKFYSNEKHFIDNGSILLEKQIALSRGQNTGSTQLKILSVDEIEKATNNYDPNLVVGRIQSTVFKGVIDDQVVAVKVPRDFHLNHHLIELYLTEAATSMVMNHENLVKIYGGCLETFIPIMVYEYLPNGSLVQHLHSGRNRLKWSDRLTVATDIAYGLSYMHNAMSRPMVHRNVQSFSILLDQSFRAKLSNFGYAVTLTPGETAQKWPVLGSPGCIDPEYIETEQVTEKCDVYSFGVLLLELLTGKQPIMMARYNNDLVDIFVSSVEDNEMMDMIDSELLEQASDYEIRQVAGLALKCVAKKGDERPTMINVVQELWQMQDQDKNKS, from the coding sequence atgggtcaaacacaaacaaaaaaGTGTATCACAGAGCCAAAATTTTACTCCAATGAGAAACATTTCATTGACAATGGAAGCATTTTGCTTGAGAAACAGATTGCTCTGAGCAGAGGCCAAAATACAGGATCGACCCAGCTGAAAATACTGTCAGTCGACGAAATTGAGAAAGCTACAAACAACTACGATCCCAATCTAGTTGTCGGTAGAATCCAGTCCACTGTCTTTAAAGGAGTAATAGATGACCAAGTTGTAGCTGTCAAAGTACCTAGAGATTTTCATCTGAATCACCACCTCATTGAACTATACTTGACTGAAGCCGCGACATCAATGGTTATGAATCATGAAAATTTGGTTAAGATCTATGGTGGTTGTCTTGAAACTTTTATACCCATAATGGTGTACGAGTACTTGCCTAATGGAAGCCTTGTTCAACATCTACATTCGGGCAGGAATCGTTTGAAATGGTCTGATCGATTAACAGTCGCAACTGATATCGCTTATGGTTTATCTTATATGCATAATGCTATGTCAAGACCAATGGTGCACAGGAATGTTCAATCATTCAGTATACTTCTGGATCAGTCATTTCGCGCAAAGTTATCCAATTTTGGGTACGCAGTGACTCTTACTCCCGGGGAGACGGCTCAAAAATGGCCTGTTCTTGGATCTCCGGGTTGTATTGATCCAGAGTACATTGAAACTGAGCAAGTGACAGAGAAATGTGATGTTTATAGTTTCGGGGTTTTGTTATTGGAGTTGTTAACAGGAAAGCAACCTATTATGATGGCTAGATACAACAATGACTTGGTTGATATTTTTGTTTCTTCTGTGGAAGATAATGAAATGATGGATATGATTGATAGCGAATTGCTGGAACAAGCTAGTGACTATGAGATCCGACAGGTTGCAGGACTTGCATTGAAATGTGTCGCAAAGAAAGGGGATGAACGACCGACTATGATTAATGTGGTTCAAGAGCTTTGGCAAATGCAAGATCAAGACAAGAACAAAAGCTGA
- the LOC141655676 gene encoding wall-associated receptor kinase-like 4 codes for MGQTKSISKNGKAVQKFKSKDEYFIENGGILLEKQIALSQGKDIGVGQLKILSRSEIEKATNNYDPNLIVGSFRGGTVYKSVLDDKVVAIQTPSKPGPNPELVNLFLTDVSIGMVICHNNMVKIYGCCLETCVPMIVYEFYPNNDLYCYLHGDMALQKLLNWRGRLRVAIDIAYALSCMHNALSKPVVHRDVMSIGILLDESYHAKLANFGHSVVITPGKKDQRWPVHGTPGYIDPEYIETQEVTEKCDVYSFGVLMLELLTSRDPVEMAKCGNDLVDEFVSDVRKIGFKDMIDTIIIEEGNIDEIHWFTQLALKCVAKKGEERPSMIDVVEELWLIQDRVNHSGPAHSGV; via the coding sequence ATGGGTCAAACTAAATCAATTAGTAAGAATGGCAAGGCAGTGCAGAAGTTCAAATCCAAAGACGAGTATTTTATCGAAAATGGCGGTATCTTGTTGGAAAAACAGATTGCTTTGAGCCAAGGCAAGGACATAGGAGTAGGACAGCTGAAAATTTTGTCCAGGAGCGAAATCGAGAAGGCTACAAACAACTATGATCCAAATCTAATTGTTGGTAGTTTTCGCGGTGGAACTGTCTACAAGAGCGTACTTGATGACAAAGTGGTCGCAATACAAACCCCTTCAAAACCCGGCCCAAATCCCGAACTTGTTAATTTGTTCTTGACTGATGTGTCCATTGGAATGGTGATATGTCATAACAATATGGTTAAGATTTATGGTTGTTGTCTTGAGACTTGTGTACCAATGATAGTATATGAATTCTATCCAAATAACGACCTTTACTGTTATTTACATGGGGACATGGCACTTCAGAAGCTGTTGAATTGGCGAGGTCGTTTGAGGGTAGCAATTGATATTGCCTATGCACTGTCTTGTATGCATAATGCCTTATCAAAGCCAGTGGTTCATAGGGATGTTATGTCAATTGGGATATTACTCGATGAGTCGTACCATGCGAAGCTAGCCAATTTTGGCCACTCGGTTGTGATTACTCCTGGGAAGAAGGATCAAAGATGGCCGGTTCATGGGACTCCGGGATACATTGACCCGGAATACATTGAAACTCAGGAAGTTACAGAGAAATGCGATGTCTATAGCTTTGGAGTTTTGATGTTGGAGTTATTAACTTCGAGGGATCCTGTTGAAATGGCTAAGTGTGGGAATGATCTGGTAGATGAATTTGTTTCGGATGTGAGGAAAATTGGTTTTAAGGACATGATCGACACGATCATCATCGAAGAAGGTAATATCGATGAGATCCATTGGTTTACCCAACTTGCCTTGAAATGTGTGGCAAAGAAGGGCGAAGAGCGTCCAAGTATGATCGATGTCGTTGAAGAGCTTTGGCTAATACAAGATCGAGTGAACCACTCAGGGCCGGCCCATAGTGGTGTTTGA
- the LOC141655675 gene encoding wall-associated receptor kinase-like 5 has protein sequence MHNALSRPVVHRDVQSFSILLDQSFQAKLSNFGYSVTLTPGETNEIGPALGSPGYIDPEYVETEQVTEKCDVYSFGVLLLELLTGKHPITMARHGTDLVEVFVSTVEENGMMGMIDSEVLEQALEDEIRQVAGLALKCVAKKGDERPTMINVVQLLWQIQEKYRSKGKVELDR, from the coding sequence ATGCATAATGCTCTTTCGAGGCCAGTGGTGCACAGGGATGTTCAATCATTCAGTATACTTCTCGATCAGTCGTTTCAAGCAAAGTTATCGAATTTTGGGTATTCGGTGACTCTTACACCCGGGGAGACAAATGAAATTGGGCCGGCTCTAGGAAGTCCAGGATATATTGATCCTGAGTATGTTGAAACTGAGCAGGTTACAGAGAAGTGTGACGTTTATAGTTTCGGGGTTTTGTTATTGGAGCTGTTGACGGGAAAACATCCTATTACGATGGCTAGACATGGTACCGACTTGGTTGAGGTCTTTGTTTCAACTGTTGAAGAAAATGGGATGATGGGGATGATAGATAGCGAAGTGTTGGAACAAGCGCTGGAAGATGAGATCCGACAGGTTGCAGGACTTGCATTGAAATGTGTCGCAAAGAAAGGGGATGAACGACCGACGATGATCAATGTCGTTCAATTGCTTTGGCAGATACAAGAAAAATACAGGAGCAAAGGCAAAGTAGAGTTAGATAGGTGA